CGCCGCTGGCGGCATCCGCGCTCATCGCCACGCTGGCCGTGGCCGGCGCACTGGCGCTCGGGTAGACGTTCAGCGACACCGACTTCGCGGTCGGCGCCCAGACACGGAAGGTCGGCACGCCGGCGCGGTCGAAGCTCACGCCGAGCTGGGCGTTCGAGGCCGCGCGCGCGAACACGTCGTCCAGCATGCCGGCCATCTGCAGCGATGTCACCTGCACCAGGTTGCCGGCGCCGTCGTACTGGGCGATGGCGAACTGGCCGCTCGCCAGTTGCGCGACTTTCGCGGCATCGGCGGCGGCCAGTTGCAGGCCGGTGGCGCCGGCCAGGTGCGGATACTTCTGGCGGATCGCGTCGGACAGCGGCGCCGCGCTCAGGGTGAAGCTGCCGTCGGCGCCGGCGAGGCCGGTCGCGGCGTCGGGCGTCGCGGCCAGTCCGCCGTTCGCGGCGTAGAACAGCTTGTAGCTGCCGCCGGCCGGCGCGCCGGGCCAGGCCAGGGTGGTGGCGGACAGCCAGTGGGCGCTGGCGAAGGCCAGGCTGCCGTAGCTGAGGGCCGGCTGGCTCTTGTAGACGGTGCAGTCGCCTTCCAGCATCCAGATGTCCTGGCCTTTGCTGGCGATGTCGGCGTTCAGGTCGGCGTGCTGGTCGGCGCCGCAGTTCTTGGTGCCGTTGCCGTCCGTGACCAGGAACCAGATCGCGCTCTTGCCCGCCGCCAGCGGGATGTCGACGTAGCCGCCGAACGCATCCGTGTTGGTGAACATGAAGCGGCCGCTGATCCAGGCGGGACTCGGATTTTGCGGACCATCCCAGGAATACACGCCCCACTGGGCAGTATCGTTCTGGACGCGGTGGAAGTGCATGCGGATGTTGCCGGGCGCGACCGGCGTGGCGGAGGCGCTGGCCGCCTGGGCCAGCAGGCGGGTGCCCGAGGTACTGCCCTGCTGGACATCGCCGGCGCCGCAGCCTGCCAGCAGGGCGGATAAGCCAACGGCCGCGCCAAAGCGCAGCCGTGAAGTTAAACTACGTCTATTCAACATGTCGTCCCCTCTGTTGTTATCGGTGGCTTGGAGCCAAATGTAATATTACTACTACAGATAACAAAAAAGTAAGGGAACGGCGTTGTTTAACGTGTACAAATGAAAAAAGGCGGGATTCGCATCCCGCCCTTCTCTATCCGATCCTGCCTGCTTACAGGATGCGGGTGCCGATCCACCAGGCGATCGCCGCCATGAAGGCCGAGGCCGGGATCGTGAATATCCACGCCCAGACGATGTTGCCGGCCACGCCCCAGCGCACGGCCGAGGCCTTCTGCGCCGAGCCGACGCCGACGATGGCGCCGGTGATGGTGTGGGTGGTCGACACCGGCACGCCGATCGAGCTCGCCAGGAACAGGGTGATCGCGCCGCCCGATTCCGCGCAGAAGCCGCCCACCGGTTTCAGCTTGGTGATCTTCTGGCCCATGGTCTTGACGATGCGCCAGCCGCCGAACAGGGTGCCGAGCGAGATCGCCGTATAGCAGGAAATGATGACCCACAGCGGCGGCGTGGCGTCGGTCGCGTGCGCCGCGCCGGCCGCGATCAGCAGCATCCAGATGATGCCGATGGTCTTCTGGGCGTCGTTGCCGCCGTGGCCCAGGCTGTATGCCGCGGCCGAGAACAGCTGCAGGCGGCGGAACCAGGTGTCGACCTTGCGCGGCGGGGTCTTCACGAAGATCCACGACACCGCCAGCATCACCAGCGAACCGAGCAGGAAGCCCAGCAGCGGCGACAGGATGATCCAGGTGACGGTCTTGAGCAGGCCGCCGCCGACCAGGGCGCCGGTGCCCGACTTGGCCACGGCCGCGCCCACCAGGCCACCGATCAGGGCGTGCGAGGACGAGGACGGGATGCCGTAGTACCAGGTGACGACGTTCCAGACGATCGCGCCGACCAGCGCGCCGAAGATCACGTATTGATCGACGATGGCCGGATCGACGGTGCCCTTGCCCACCGTCGAGGCCACGTGCACGCCGACGGTGAAGATGGCGACGAAGTTGAACAGCGCGGACATCGCGACCGCGGTCTGCGGTTTCAGCACCCCGGTCGACACCACCGTCGCGATCGCGTTGGCGGCGTCGTGGAAGCCGTTCATGAAGTCGAAGACCAGCGCTAAAAGGACGAGCAGGCCCAGCACATAGAGGCTGATTTGAAGATGATCCATATTGTTTTTATTCTTATGGTCTTACGCGTTTTCGACGATGATGCCTTCGATGATATTGGCGACGTCCTCGCAGCGGTCGGTGACGGTTTCCAGGATCTCGTAGATGGCCTTCATCTTGATCAGGTTGCGCACGTCCGGTTCGTCGCGGAACAGCTTGGACATGGCGGCGCGCATCACGTGGTCGGCGTCCGATTCCAGGCGGTCGATCTCTTCGCAGATCGCGACCATCTTCTGGGCGTTGTCCATGTTGTGCAGCATGCCGACGGCCTGCTGGACCTTTTCGCAGCAGGCCAGGCACAGCTCGGCCAGGCGCTTGGCTTCCGGCGTCACGGCGTGCAGGTCGTACAGCGAGATGGTCTGGGCGGCGTCTTCCATCATGTCCAGGATGTCATCCATGCGGGTGATCAGCTTGTGGATGTCGTCGCGGTCCAGCGGGGTGATGAAGGTCTTGTGCAGCAGGTCGACGCAGGCGTAGGTGATCTTGTCCGCCTGTTTTTCGATGCTCTCCACGGCGTGGGTGCGGTTTTCCAGGTCGTCGAAATTGGTCATCAAGCCGACCATTTCCTGTGCACCCTTCACGCAGAGTGCGGCGTGCTGGTTGAACAGGTCGAAAAATTTGCCCTCCGTGGGCATCAGGCGTCCAAACATATGGTTCTCCGTTGTAAATCTCTTGGAACTTCATTAACGTTGCGGGTTTAACCACAACAAATCGTATTTTAGTTTTACTGGTTTTACTGCTCAGCGACAGGGGGCTTCGGAAACCGTAGCGAGCGGAAGCAATGGCGGCCGAGAAGCGCAGCCGTACTTGCGTACGGCGAGCATCGCAGGCCGCCAGAGCGACGCGCAGCAGGTTTACGAGCCCCCCACCACTAGTCGCCTTGGTAGATGGACAGACTGCCGCTGTAGTTGCCGAACTTGGTGTACATGCCCATCCAGGTCAGTCGCACCGCCCCGATCGGGCCGTTACGCTGCTTGCCGATGATGATCTCGGCGGTACCCTTGTCGGGCGAATCCGGGTTATAGACTTCGTCGCGGTACAGGAAGATGATGACGTCCGCATCCTGCTCGATAGCGCCGGATTCGCGCAGGTCGGACATGACCGGACGCTTGTTCGGGCGTTGTTCCAGCGATCGGTTCAGCTGGGACAGCGCGATCACCGGACAGCCCAGCTCCTTGGCCAGGCCCTTCAGGCTACGCGAAATTTCGGAAATCTCCGACGCGCGGTTGTCGCCCGGCTTCGATCCCTGCATCAGCTGCAGGTAGTCGACGATGATCAGGCCGAGCTTGCCGCACTGGCGCGCAAGGCGGCGCGCGCGGGCGCGCATCTCGATCGGGTTCAGCGCCGGCGTCTCGTCGATGAAGATCTGGGCATCGTTCATCTTCTGGATCGCATGCGTCAGGCGCGGCCAGTCCTCGTCGATCAGCTTGCCGGTACGCAGGCGGTGCTGGTCGAGCTGGCCGATCGAGCCGAGCATACGCATGGCGAGCTGGGTGCCGCCCATCTCCATCGAGAAGATCGCCACCGGCAGGCCGGCCTCGACCGCCACCGCCTCGCCGATGTTGACCGAGAACGCGGTCTTGCCCATCGACGGGCGGCCGGCGACGATGACGAGGTCGCCCGGCTGCAGGCCGGAAGTCATCTTGTCGAGGTCGATGAAGCCGGTCGGGACGCCGGTGATCTCGCCCTGGTTTTCGCGGCTGTAGAGTTCGTCGATGCGCTCGACCACCTGGGTCAGCAGCGGCTGCACCGGCAGCCAGCCCTGGGCGCCGCGGGCGCCCTGCTCCGCGATCGCGAAGATCCGCGATTCGGCTTCGTCGAGGATCTGCTTGACCTCGGCGCCCTGCGGATTGAAGGCCTTGGCCGAGACTTCGTCGGCGACGGTGATGAGCTGGCGCAGCACGCCGCGGTCGCGGACGATCTCGGCGTAACGGCGGATGTTGGCGGCAGATGGCGTATTCTGCGCCATCGCGTTGAGGTACTGCAGCCCGCCCACTTCCTCGGCCTTGCCGAGCTGGACGAGCGACTCGTACACGGTGATCACGTCGGCAGGCTTGCCGGCATTGATCAGGCGGACCATCTGTTCGAAGATGATCCGGTGGTCGTAGCGGTAGAAGTCCTCCGCATGCATGAAGTCGGCAATACGGTCCCACGCCGCATTATCGCGCAGCAGGCCGCCGATGACGGACTGTTCTGCTTCGATGGAATGCGGGGGAATGCGGAGCGACTCGATCTGCGGGTCTGCTGGGGTGTTCATGGCGCGAATTATACCCGTTTGCCACGAAGCGCTGAAAAGATTGGTGAGTTTCCTCAAATAAAAAAGCCGGGAGATCCCGGCTTTTTTCTCATTCTAGCAACAGAACGATTTAGGCAGCTTCGCCCACGACTGCGACGGTCACGTCAACGACGACGTCGGTGTGCAGAGCGACGGCAACCGGGTGCTCGCCGGTGGTCTTCAGCGGGCCGGTCGGCATGCGCACGTTGGCCTTCTCGACGGCGAAACCTTGCTTGCTCAGGGCTTCAGCGATGTCGAAGTTGGTCACGGAACCGAACAGACGGCCGTCCACGCCGGCTTTCTGGGCGATGGTGATGGTCATGCCGTTCAGCTTGTCGCCCTGGCCTTGTGCGGCTGCCAGTTTCTCGGCGGCTGCCTTTTCCAGTTCGGCGCGCTTGACTTCGAATTCGGCCACAGCGGCTTGGGTAGCGCGGCGGGCCATTTTTTGCGGGATCAGGAAGTTACGTGCGTAACCGTCCTTGACCTTGACCACGTCGCCCAGGTTACCGACGTTGACGACTTTTTCCAGCAGGATGACTTGCATATTATTCTCCAGTATACGTGTCGTGACCGACGATTAAGCGTTGTGCAGGTCGGTGTACGGCAGCAGGGCCAGGTAGCGGGCGCGCTTGATGGCGGTATCCACTTGGCGCTGGTAGTGCGCCTTGGTGCCGGTCAGGCGAGCCGGCATGATCTTGCCGTTTTCCTGGACGAAATCCTTCAGGGTGTCGACGTCTTTGTAGTCAACCTGTTCCACGCCTGCAGCGGTGAAGCGGCAGAATTTCTTGCGCTTGAACAGCGGGTTCTGCTGTTTGCGCTTCAGTTTTTCCTTGGCCTTGTTTTTGTCGAACTTTTTACCGAATGCCATTTGAGGCTCCTGTATCTAAATGTGTGCCCGCGAATTCTTACGCGGCGGCACTGAAATCAATGATGTGAAACACCAGGGCTTTGCTGTTGCGGTTCTTCCTGGCCAAGAATCCCTTGAACCGGTGTACCGCACCCAGTTCCGCATCGGCAAACCGGGCCGAGATGTCGCCCGCGGCAAGCGCGGAAATCTCGAACTCGACCTGCCTGGCGATCCCCGCCTCCGTCTGCTGCGACCCGTGTTGCAGGGTGCCGCTGACGATGGGAATGCCGGCCGGGGTGTAGCGCAGGGTATCGCGTTCCGCGATGCTTGCGACCAGCAACAGCTCGTTCACTGCCCGTGCGCGCTTCTTTCTTAAGATTAAGAATTAAGCGGCTGCGGCCGGGGCAGCTGCCTGCTCGGCGCGGTGGCTCTTGGCTGCGTCTTCGCGCTGGACCGACTTCATCATCGGCGACGGTGCGGTTTCGGCCTTCTTCATCTTGACGGTCAGATGACGCAGCACGGCATCATTGAATTTGAATGCGGTTTCCAGCTCGACCAGGGTCTCGTTGTCGCACTCGATGTTCATGCAGATGTAGTGTGCCTTCGGCAGCTTCTGGATCTGGTAAGCCATTTGACGGCGGCCCCAGTCTTCGACGCGGTGGATGTTACCGCCGCGCGAGGTGACCGTGGTCTTGTAGCGCTCGATCATCGCCGGGACCTGCTCGCTCTGGTCCGGGTGGACGATAAATACGATTTCATAATGACGCATGCAACACTCCTTAAGGACGTTTAAACAAATGCCCACCTCGGCGTCAAGACGAGTGTGGGAAGGGAAAGCCCGACATTATAACCGCAAAAACGTCAAGAGCTCAATCGCCTTGTGCGGTCCGGCAGGAATCGGCTGTGCCCGCCAGGCAAAAAAAACCGGCAAAAACCACGGATTCCCCTTGCGCCCGGCGCAATACTGTACAAAAATACAGGGTATCGGGCCCTGCTCGCACACGCTCACCTAAGCTTCCAAGCTCTCAAGCTCACTACACCATGCTCAAGCTCACCGCACGGCAAGAACAGATCCTCAACCTGATCAAGGAAGCCATCGACAACACCGGCTTTCCGCCGACCCGCGCCGAAATCGCGCAGGAGCTTGGTTTCCGCTCGGCCAACGCCGCCGAGGAACACCTGCAAGCCCTGGCGCGCAAAGGCGCGATCGAAATCTCCCCGGGCACTTCGCGCGGCATCCGCCTGGTCGGCGCCGCCGCCAGCGAGCCCGCAGCGGTGCCGGCCGTCCCGGCCGCCCTGCTGATGTCCCTGCCCCTGGTCGGCCGCGTCGCCGCGGGTTCGCCCATCCTGGCCCAGGAACACGTCGAAGCGACCTACTCGGTCGACCCGGCCATGTTCTCGAGCAAGCCCGACTTCCTGCTGAAGGTGAAGGGCTGGTCGATGCGCGACGCCGGCATCTGCGATGGCGACTTCCTGGCAGTCAAGAAAGTGGATTCGGCCAAGAACGGCCAGATCGTGGTCGCCCGCATCGGCGACGAAGTCACCGTCAAGCGCTACCGCAAGAACGGCGGCACCATCGAACTGCTGCCGGAAAACCCGGAATTCTCCGTCATCACGGTCGACCCGCAGAACGACGAGTTCGCACTCGAAGGCCTGGCCGTCGGCCTGCTGCGCTCCTGGCACTAGAAAGTCGAGGCCGGCAAGGCCTCGGCTTCTCGGTTGCTCAGTTGTTCACGCGGTTCTTGCGCCGGTCCTCGAGTTCACGCTCGCGTTCCAGGGTCGGCGTGCTCTTCACGATGTCGTTGTGTTCCTTCACCCAGGCATCGGTGGCATCCCGCCACGCGGCAAAGTCCGCCAGCACGAGCTTGGCCTTGACCTGGGCGCTTTCGGTCAGGTTCGCATACACGTCGGCCAAGCGCTTTTCCGCCCGCGCCATTTCCGCTTTATTGATCAGCTTCGCCACATCGGCAGGGATGCGCTTGGTCAGCGGCGACGCCTCGTTCAGGGCGCGCGCCTGGGCATTGTAGCAATCCTGCCACTTCGTCATATTGGCTGACACCCGTTCGATCTCGTCGTTCTGTTTCGAGACAGCGGGAAAGTGCGGCGTTGGGCAACGGTACTGGCCGCCCTGCAGGTCGGAGCCATCGTAACGGTCGACCCAGTAGTCGATGTCGGCGCGGCGTTCGGTGCGCTGGCGCATCACGTCCAGCGACGCGATGGCGACCGGATTCCCCTTCGCGGCCGCCTTGCGGAACCAGGCCTCGGCCTTGGCCTCGTCGACGGCGCCGGCTTCTCCATACCAGTACATCTCGCCCAGGTGCTGCTGGGCCTCGACGTTACCGGCGTTCGCCAGTTTGGTATAGCGCTGCAGGGCAGCCGGAAAGTCCTTGTTGGCAAATGCCGCGTTGGCGGCTGCGAGCTCGTCGGCGTAGCAGCTTCCCGCCAACAGCATGCTCAGGCAAAAAACGACAGTCTTCACGTGCGATCGGTCCAGACAGTTGAGTAATGGCACATCATATCGCCTGAACCGGCATGTGCCAATTACTCAAATGTAAGGGCAAGCTCAGTGATTTGCCGGGTTGGCGCCCCGCGGCGCATTGGCCAGCGACTGGTTCGACTCGTAGGTCTGGCGCAGGCCGGTCGCAATTTCCAGCTTGTTGCGCGCCGTTGCCTCTTCCGTCTTCTTGTTCGCATCCGCCACATACGCGTTGGTGGCGTTGGTCCAGGCGTCGCGCTTGGCCAGGATGGTGGAGGCGTTATCGCCCATCGAGCGCGCCACGCTGGCGAATACCTGGTCCAGGTGCGACTGGGTCTGCTCGATCTCGGCCGGCGTCATCATGTCGAGCACATCCTTGGGCACGTGCTTCAATACCGGGGTCATGCCCTGCATATTCGCCACCGCGCCGTTATAGCATGCCTGCCACGCTGCAACGTCATCCGTCACTTTCTTGATTTCGGAATTGGTTTTTGAAATAACGGGAATATCGGGCGCGACACAATTGTATTTACCGGAAGTCAGGTCTTCGCCTTTATAGCCCTTCATCCAATAAACGATTTCATTTCCGCGCGTTTCGCGGCGCTTCAAGGATTGCAGCGATTCGGCCGCATCCTTGTTGCCGGCCGCAGCCGATTTCTCGAACCATGCCGCCGCCTTCTTCAGATCGGAAGAAGTACCGTCGCCAAACCAGTACATTTCCCCCAGTCGAAATTGTGCTTCTGCATTGCCTGCTTCGGCCAGCCGGGCATAGATTGGCAGTGCCCGGCCATAATCCTTAGCATTCAACAACTTATTTGCTTCATTCAAATCGTCGGCGAATGCAATGCCGGAAATCAGCATTAAAGATACGCAGAATAACTTTTTCATCTGAATCTCCACATGTTGGGCAATGAAAGCCCATAGTATGTAGAGACTGCTATAAACTCAAGCCGATTTGCATAAGGCGGCTTCTATTATTCCGCAGATAATGCTTCGCCAAAATCGCGCAGCAAGTCCTGCGTATCCTCGATACCCACCGACACCCGGATCAGCGACTCGGCGATACCCATGCTGGCGCGGCGCTCGGGCCCCATCTCGAAGAAGATCGTGTGCGCGACCGGGATCACCAGCGTGCGCGTATCGCCCAGGTTGGATGCCGGGACCGCGATCTGCAGGCGATTCAGGTAATCGAAGCAGTCGATGCCTTCCTTCAACTCGAAGCTGAACAGCGAACCATAGGCGCGGAACAGATCGGTGGCGATGCCGTGCTGCGGGTGCGATGGCAGGCCCGGGTAGTGGACCGCGGCGACGCGCTCGTCGGCTTCCAGCATGGTCGCCAGCGCCAGCGCGTTGGCGCAGGTGCGGTCCATGCGCAGGGCCAGCGTCTCGGCGCCGACGGCGATGTGATGGGCCGCTTCCGGCGCCAGCGAGGCGCCGAAGTCGCGCAGCGATTTGGCGCGCAGCTGGGCCATGCCCTGCGCCTTGGCCGGCTGCTTGCGGAAGTTCGGGGCGATGTTCGGATAGGCGCTCCAGTCGAACAGGCCGGTGTCGGTCAGCGCGCCGCCGAGCGCCATGCCGTGGCCGCCGATCGACTTCGTCAGCGAGTTGACCACCAGGCCGGCGCCCACCGTCTTCGGGCGGAACAGCCAGGGCGTGGTCATGGTGTTGTCGACCACGTAGAGGATGCCGCG
This window of the Massilia sp. WG5 genome carries:
- a CDS encoding inorganic phosphate transporter, encoding MDHLQISLYVLGLLVLLALVFDFMNGFHDAANAIATVVSTGVLKPQTAVAMSALFNFVAIFTVGVHVASTVGKGTVDPAIVDQYVIFGALVGAIVWNVVTWYYGIPSSSSHALIGGLVGAAVAKSGTGALVGGGLLKTVTWIILSPLLGFLLGSLVMLAVSWIFVKTPPRKVDTWFRRLQLFSAAAYSLGHGGNDAQKTIGIIWMLLIAAGAAHATDATPPLWVIISCYTAISLGTLFGGWRIVKTMGQKITKLKPVGGFCAESGGAITLFLASSIGVPVSTTHTITGAIVGVGSAQKASAVRWGVAGNIVWAWIFTIPASAFMAAIAWWIGTRIL
- a CDS encoding DUF47 domain-containing protein, whose amino-acid sequence is MFGRLMPTEGKFFDLFNQHAALCVKGAQEMVGLMTNFDDLENRTHAVESIEKQADKITYACVDLLHKTFITPLDRDDIHKLITRMDDILDMMEDAAQTISLYDLHAVTPEAKRLAELCLACCEKVQQAVGMLHNMDNAQKMVAICEEIDRLESDADHVMRAAMSKLFRDEPDVRNLIKMKAIYEILETVTDRCEDVANIIEGIIVENA
- a CDS encoding replicative DNA helicase — protein: MNTPADPQIESLRIPPHSIEAEQSVIGGLLRDNAAWDRIADFMHAEDFYRYDHRIIFEQMVRLINAGKPADVITVYESLVQLGKAEEVGGLQYLNAMAQNTPSAANIRRYAEIVRDRGVLRQLITVADEVSAKAFNPQGAEVKQILDEAESRIFAIAEQGARGAQGWLPVQPLLTQVVERIDELYSRENQGEITGVPTGFIDLDKMTSGLQPGDLVIVAGRPSMGKTAFSVNIGEAVAVEAGLPVAIFSMEMGGTQLAMRMLGSIGQLDQHRLRTGKLIDEDWPRLTHAIQKMNDAQIFIDETPALNPIEMRARARRLARQCGKLGLIIVDYLQLMQGSKPGDNRASEISEISRSLKGLAKELGCPVIALSQLNRSLEQRPNKRPVMSDLRESGAIEQDADVIIFLYRDEVYNPDSPDKGTAEIIIGKQRNGPIGAVRLTWMGMYTKFGNYSGSLSIYQGD
- the rplI gene encoding 50S ribosomal protein L9: MQVILLEKVVNVGNLGDVVKVKDGYARNFLIPQKMARRATQAAVAEFEVKRAELEKAAAEKLAAAQGQGDKLNGMTITIAQKAGVDGRLFGSVTNFDIAEALSKQGFAVEKANVRMPTGPLKTTGEHPVAVALHTDVVVDVTVAVVGEAA
- the rpsR gene encoding 30S ribosomal protein S18, coding for MAFGKKFDKNKAKEKLKRKQQNPLFKRKKFCRFTAAGVEQVDYKDVDTLKDFVQENGKIMPARLTGTKAHYQRQVDTAIKRARYLALLPYTDLHNA
- the priB gene encoding primosomal replication protein N; this encodes MNELLLVASIAERDTLRYTPAGIPIVSGTLQHGSQQTEAGIARQVEFEISALAAGDISARFADAELGAVHRFKGFLARKNRNSKALVFHIIDFSAAA
- the rpsF gene encoding 30S ribosomal protein S6 — protein: MRHYEIVFIVHPDQSEQVPAMIERYKTTVTSRGGNIHRVEDWGRRQMAYQIQKLPKAHYICMNIECDNETLVELETAFKFNDAVLRHLTVKMKKAETAPSPMMKSVQREDAAKSHRAEQAAAPAAAA
- the lexA gene encoding transcriptional repressor LexA, which encodes MLKLTARQEQILNLIKEAIDNTGFPPTRAEIAQELGFRSANAAEEHLQALARKGAIEISPGTSRGIRLVGAAASEPAAVPAVPAALLMSLPLVGRVAAGSPILAQEHVEATYSVDPAMFSSKPDFLLKVKGWSMRDAGICDGDFLAVKKVDSAKNGQIVVARIGDEVTVKRYRKNGGTIELLPENPEFSVITVDPQNDEFALEGLAVGLLRSWH
- a CDS encoding tetratricopeptide repeat protein; this encodes MKTVVFCLSMLLAGSCYADELAAANAAFANKDFPAALQRYTKLANAGNVEAQQHLGEMYWYGEAGAVDEAKAEAWFRKAAAKGNPVAIASLDVMRQRTERRADIDYWVDRYDGSDLQGGQYRCPTPHFPAVSKQNDEIERVSANMTKWQDCYNAQARALNEASPLTKRIPADVAKLINKAEMARAEKRLADVYANLTESAQVKAKLVLADFAAWRDATDAWVKEHNDIVKSTPTLERERELEDRRKNRVNN
- a CDS encoding tetratricopeptide repeat protein → MKKLFCVSLMLISGIAFADDLNEANKLLNAKDYGRALPIYARLAEAGNAEAQFRLGEMYWFGDGTSSDLKKAAAWFEKSAAAGNKDAAESLQSLKRRETRGNEIVYWMKGYKGEDLTSGKYNCVAPDIPVISKTNSEIKKVTDDVAAWQACYNGAVANMQGMTPVLKHVPKDVLDMMTPAEIEQTQSHLDQVFASVARSMGDNASTILAKRDAWTNATNAYVADANKKTEEATARNKLEIATGLRQTYESNQSLANAPRGANPANH
- a CDS encoding cystathionine gamma-synthase family protein, with amino-acid sequence MSDTKNNYGFTTTILHNDRRKPIEHGSLHKPVHTSVAFGYGDARQLASVFQGKEPGFRYGRQGNPTVSALEDKISKMEDGVATLCFGTGMAAIGALAQALLKEGDHVVSSSFLFGNTNSLWNTVAGQGTEVSFVDATDVANVQAALRDNTRLVFVETIANPRTQIADLARIGELCRERGILYVVDNTMTTPWLFRPKTVGAGLVVNSLTKSIGGHGMALGGALTDTGLFDWSAYPNIAPNFRKQPAKAQGMAQLRAKSLRDFGASLAPEAAHHIAVGAETLALRMDRTCANALALATMLEADERVAAVHYPGLPSHPQHGIATDLFRAYGSLFSFELKEGIDCFDYLNRLQIAVPASNLGDTRTLVIPVAHTIFFEMGPERRASMGIAESLIRVSVGIEDTQDLLRDFGEALSAE